Proteins from a genomic interval of Hemicordylus capensis ecotype Gifberg chromosome 14, rHemCap1.1.pri, whole genome shotgun sequence:
- the IGSF9 gene encoding protein turtle homolog A isoform X2: MNWCLWLVYLSLVCSRFAEGNGETEPRAVVGRTGESAILGCDLQPDETSPPLYVIEWVRFGFLLPIFIKFGFYSPRVDPEYVGRVRIQEGASLRIDQLRAEDQGWYECRVLFLDRPNSDDEFQNGTWIHLTVNAPPTFQETPPPFVEVQDQKSLTLVCSAAGNPLPVVTWKRDNRAIETGDKVQVKNGTLFIASVERTSAGAYTCHATSGEGTVTHTTRLLVQGPPVIVVPPQNVTVNITQNAFLACQAEAYPANLTYSWFQGSTNVFHLSQLQSRIRVLVDGSLLVQKTTPEDSGRYTCVPSNGLRRSPSASAFLTVLYPARVGDMPPETLLPIQMQGTIRCPNKADPPLLFVNWTKDGQPLELGKFPGWSMRPDGAIVIATSNDDALGMYTCTPFNSYGTAGPSPPTRVLLKDPPVFTVRPKEEYFQEVGRELLVPCSARGDPRPVVSWTKVGSKGGLASAQVDGNSTLILRPLAKEQHGLWECTASNGVARVSAAASVHVLGTSPHMVSNFSVLPLQQAVNISWVPGFDGGYFQRFSIWYTPLLKRLNRPHHDWVSLPVPPGSSHLLVENLQPEMGYQFSVLAQNKLGSGPFSEIITTVPLGLPTTTMPPDPPTTTLQVFLSPPQFLMANETTRGVLLLWEPPLCQHAVALTGYALELRQDQGGWEVLDGSIPSSEMQLLVPGLIKDAFYEFRLVAFAGSYISDPSNTVNVSTTGMEVYPSRTQLPELLPQPVLAGVIGGVCFLSTAVIFSTMAACIMNRRRAARLRKRRQDLPLVFSPNKKLLPSQNSTGPPSPDSVVKLKFQTSPYRSLRRTLLWGKKADPSLGLNMAVGNARPPSRYTLYESHVGEPLPLERICRGPDGRFVVQSEARPQGGLAAMLERFSLASSESSAGQLEPSLQVSASPPRPEEPVWQKSIFLRPKNASQSRREATASGYCQGRFFGYSSSSPTEEAKPLCIANISPVATMPYGATEVQVAGQPEAVATTTSSASQLGSPPLPACRRSQDSQVAANTSAQSGILQYLSLPFFKEMNVDGDWPPEEEEEEEDEEEEEEEEEEEEHVSQPEFHEAKSPSSIELTLLGDGDKTTCPVYMDMQASLESAQEQALEKSLLRLPDANSGPAKAALPGTGVGSVLEAPVPKEERTWLRTLLPPARPLESRPELVCTAIPLEQGWLHTGDLPPESLPPERHKFPAAEKLPRGSLTSQSSGRGSVSFLRPPSLAASLGGSYLNSPFGDVASWHSNSAGEECPPKREPSVAAISKRRNTSVDENYEWDSEFALESDLLDALQLYRSGNPKRPVSTIAAQELKKQSSKTSGSESSGSPSNSQSVGALDGSSSPVSFPSPEERCATLREEFLAYRRRREATQQRRQKLGFGRKRGEERFEQATLL; the protein is encoded by the exons ATGAATTGGTGTTTATGGCTGGTCTACCTCAGCCTGGTCTGCAGCCGGTTTGCTGAGG GTAACGGTGAGACGGAGCCCCGCGCCGTGGTTGGCAGGACAGGGGAGAGTGCCATTTTGGGCTGCGACCTCCAGCCGGACGAGACCAGCCCCCCGCTCTACGTCATCGAGTGGGTGCGTTTTGGattcctcctccccatcttcatcaaGTTCGGCTTCTATTCCCCCCGAGTGGACCCAGAGTACGTCG GCCGCGTACGGATCCAAGAGGGGGCCTCTCTCCGGATCGACCAGCTGCGCGCCGAGGATCAGGGTTGGTACGAGTGCCGGGTGCTCTTTCTGGACCGACCCAACAGCGACGATGAGTTCCAGAACGGCACCTGGATACACCTCACCGTCAACG CTCCTCCTACCTTCCAGGAGACTCCTCCACCTTTCGTAGAAGTTCAAGACCAGAAGTCGCTTACCCTCGTTTGCTCGGCGGCTGGCAACCCACTCCCCGTGGTCACGTGGAAACGGGACAACCGAGCCATAGAGACAGGAGACAAAGTGCAG GTGAAGAATGGGACTCTCTTCATCGCCAGCGTGGAACGAACCAGTGCCGGGGCCTACACCTGCCATGCCACCAGCGGGGAGGGCACCGTCACCCACACCACCCGCCTACTGGTCCAAG GGCCGCCGGTGATCGTGGTCCCCCCGCAGAACGTCACCGTCAACATCACCCAAAATGCCTTCCTGGCCTGCCAAGCCGAGGCCTACCCTGCCAACCTGACGTACAGCTGGTTCCAGGGGAGCACCAACGTCTTTCACCTCAG CCAGCTCCAGTCCCGGATTCGCGTCCTGGTCGATGGGAGCCTCCTGGTCCAGAAAACCACCCCGGAGGACTCGGGCCGATACACCTGCGTTCCCAGCAACGGGCTACGCAGGTCGCCTTCTGCCTCCGCCTTCCTCACGGTTCTGT ATCCAGCGCGAGTTGGCGACATGCCCCCCGAGACCCtcctgcccatccaaatgcagggcACGATCCGGTGCCCCAACAAGGCCGACCCCCCGCTGCTCTTCGTCAACTGGACCAAAGATGGGCAACCGCTGGAGTTAGGCAAG ttcccaGGCTGGTCCATGCGGCCGGACGGCGCCATTGTCATCGCCACCAGCAACGACGACGCCCTGGGCATGTACACCTGCACCCCGTTCAACAGCTATGGGACAGCCGGGCCTTCGCCTCCCACCCGCGTCCTCCTGAAG GACCCGCCTGTGTTCACCGTGCGTCCCAAGGAGGAGTATTTCCAGGAGGTGGGGCGGGAGCTGCTCGTTCCGTGCTCGGCCCGCGGTGACCCCCGGCCCGTCGTCTCATGGACCAAG GTGGGCAGCAAGGGGGGGCTGGCCAGCGCCCAGGTGGACGGGAACAGCACCCTGATCCTGCGCCCGCTGGCCAAGGAGCAGCACGGCTTGTGGGAGTGCACGGCCAGCAACGGAGTGGCCCGCGTCAGCGCCGCAGCCAGTGTGCACGTCCTGG GCACCAGTCCGCACATGGTTTCCAACTTCTCGGTGCTTCCCCTTCAGCAAGCAGTGAACATCAGCTGGGTGCCGGGCTTTGACGGGGGCTACTTCCAAAGATTCAGCATTTGGTACACACCGCT GTTGAAACGCCTCAATCGCCCTCACCACGACTGGGTCTCACTGCCGGTGCCTCCTGGCTCTTCGCATCTTCTGGTGGAGAACCTGCAGCCAGAGATGGGGTACCAGTTCAGCGTCCTGGCCCAGAACAAACTGGGGAGTGGGCCCTTCAGTGAGATCATCACCACCGTGCCACTAG gTCTCCCTACAACCACCATGCCGCCCGATCCTCCGACGACCACCCTGCAGGTCTTCCTTTCCCCGCCCCAATTCCTGATGGCCAACGAGACCACCCGAGGGGTTTTGCTGCTGTGGGAGCCTCCCTTGTGCCAGCACGCGGTGGCCCTGACGGGCTATGCTCTGGAACTTCGGCAGGACCAGGGTGGCTGGGAGGTTCTCGATGGGTCCATCCCCAGCTCggagatgcagctcctggtgCCTGGACTCATCAAG GACGCCTTCTATGAGTTCCGCCTGGTGGCCTTTGCCGGCAGCTACATCAGTGACCCCAGCAACACAGTCAATGTCTCCACAACAG GCATGGAAGTGTACCCCTCCCGCACCCAGCTCCCTGAGCTCCTGCCCCAGCCGGTTCTGGCCGGCGTCATCGGGGGCGTCTGCTTCCTCAGCACCGCCGTCATCTTCAGCACCATGGCAGCGTGCATCATGAACCGCCGGCGGGCGGCCCGTCTCCGGAAACGCAGGCAAG ATCTCCCACTGGTCTTCTCCCCCAACAAGAAGCTTCTGCCTTCACA AAATTCTACAGGCCCTCCTAGCCCAGACAGCGTTGTGAAGCTGAAATTCCAGACCTCCCCGTATCGGAGCCTCCGCCGCACCCTCCTGTGGGGCAAGAAGGCCGACCCCAGCCTGGGCCTCAACATGGCCGTCGGGAACGCCCGGCCGCCTTCCCGCTACACCCTCTACGAGAGCCACGTGGGGGAGCCTCTGCCGCTGGAGCGCATCTGCCGCGGGCCCGACGGGCGCTTCGTGGTGCAGAGCGAGGCCCGGCCCCAGGGGGGCTTGGCCGCCATGCTGGAGCGCTTCTCCCTCGCCTCCTCGGAGAGCAGCGCCGGCCAGCTGGAGCCGTCTCTGCAGGTCTCCGCCTCGCCTCCTCGCCCCGAGGAGCCCGTCTGGCAGAAGAGCATCTTCCTGCGGCCCAAGAACGCCAGCCAGTCCCGCCGCGAAGCCACGGCCTCCGGCTACTGCCAGGGCCGCTTCTTcggctacagcagcagcagcccgacCGAGGAAGCCAAGCCGCTGTGTATCGCCAACATCAGCCCGGTGGCCACCATGCCATACGGAGCCACCGAGGTCCAGGTTGCCGGGCAGCCGGAGGCGGTGGCCACCACCACTTCCTCGGCGAGCCAGCTGGGCAGTCCCCCCTTGCCGGCGTGCCGTCGGTCTCAGGACAGCCAAGTTGCCGCAAATACCTCAGCCCAGAGTGGGATTCTCCAGTACCTGAGCCTCCCCTTCTTCAAGGAGATGAATGTGGATGGGGATTGGccaccggaggaggaggaggaggaggaggatgaagaagaggaggaggaggaggaagaagaggaagaacacGTTTCCCAACCAGAGTTCCATGAGGCCAAATCTCCCAGCAGCATTGAACTCACCCTGCTGGGAGACGGGGACAAAACCACTTGCCCAGTTTACATGGACATGCAAGCCAGCCTGGAGTctgctcaggaacaggccttGGAGAAGTCCCTCCTCAGGCTCCCAGACGCCAACTCGGGCCCGGCTAAGGCCGCCTTGCCTGGCACAGGGGTCGGCTCCGTCTTGGAAGCCCCCGTGCCCAAGGAGGAAAGGACTTGGCTGCGGAcgctgctgccgcccgcccgGCCCCTCGAGAGCCGGCCGGAGCTGGTCTGCACGGCGATCCCCTTGGAGCAGGGCTGGCTCCACACGGGAGACCTGCCCCCAGAGTCCCTGCCCCCAGAGAGGCACAAATTCCCCGCCGCCGAGAAGCTCCCGCGGGGGAGCCTGACCAGCCAGAGCAGCGGCCGCGGCAGCGTGTCTTTCCTGAGGCCCCCCTCGCTGGCGGCGTCCCTGGGGGGCAGCTACCTCAATTCCCCCTTTGGGGACGTGGCCAGCTGGCACAGCAACTCCGCAGGAGAGGAGTGTCCGCCCAAAAGGGAGCCTTCAGTGGCGGCCATCAGTAAAAG GAGGAATACCTCCGTCGACGAGAACTACGAGTGGGACTCGGAGTTCGCTCTGGAGTCGGACCTCCTGGACGCGTTGCAGCTGTACCGGAGTGGGAACCCCAAAAGGCCAGTCTCCACCATTGCTGCCCAGGAGCTCAAAAAGCAGA GCTCAAAGACCTCCGGCAGCGAGAGCAGTGGCTCTCCCTCAAACTCGCAATCCGTGGGCGCCTTGGACGGGTCCAGCTCGCCCGTGTCCTTCCCAAGCCCGGAGGAACGCTGCGCCACCCTGCGGGAAGAGTTCCTGGCCTACCGCCGGCGGCGAGAGGCCACCCAGCAACGGAGGCAGAAACTGGGCTTTGGCCGGAAGCGTGGAGAGGAGAGATTTGAGCAGGCCACTCTTCTTTGA
- the IGSF9 gene encoding protein turtle homolog A isoform X1 has product MNWCLWLVYLSLVCSRFAEAGNGETEPRAVVGRTGESAILGCDLQPDETSPPLYVIEWVRFGFLLPIFIKFGFYSPRVDPEYVGRVRIQEGASLRIDQLRAEDQGWYECRVLFLDRPNSDDEFQNGTWIHLTVNAPPTFQETPPPFVEVQDQKSLTLVCSAAGNPLPVVTWKRDNRAIETGDKVQVKNGTLFIASVERTSAGAYTCHATSGEGTVTHTTRLLVQGPPVIVVPPQNVTVNITQNAFLACQAEAYPANLTYSWFQGSTNVFHLSQLQSRIRVLVDGSLLVQKTTPEDSGRYTCVPSNGLRRSPSASAFLTVLYPARVGDMPPETLLPIQMQGTIRCPNKADPPLLFVNWTKDGQPLELGKFPGWSMRPDGAIVIATSNDDALGMYTCTPFNSYGTAGPSPPTRVLLKDPPVFTVRPKEEYFQEVGRELLVPCSARGDPRPVVSWTKVGSKGGLASAQVDGNSTLILRPLAKEQHGLWECTASNGVARVSAAASVHVLGTSPHMVSNFSVLPLQQAVNISWVPGFDGGYFQRFSIWYTPLLKRLNRPHHDWVSLPVPPGSSHLLVENLQPEMGYQFSVLAQNKLGSGPFSEIITTVPLGLPTTTMPPDPPTTTLQVFLSPPQFLMANETTRGVLLLWEPPLCQHAVALTGYALELRQDQGGWEVLDGSIPSSEMQLLVPGLIKDAFYEFRLVAFAGSYISDPSNTVNVSTTGMEVYPSRTQLPELLPQPVLAGVIGGVCFLSTAVIFSTMAACIMNRRRAARLRKRRQDLPLVFSPNKKLLPSQNSTGPPSPDSVVKLKFQTSPYRSLRRTLLWGKKADPSLGLNMAVGNARPPSRYTLYESHVGEPLPLERICRGPDGRFVVQSEARPQGGLAAMLERFSLASSESSAGQLEPSLQVSASPPRPEEPVWQKSIFLRPKNASQSRREATASGYCQGRFFGYSSSSPTEEAKPLCIANISPVATMPYGATEVQVAGQPEAVATTTSSASQLGSPPLPACRRSQDSQVAANTSAQSGILQYLSLPFFKEMNVDGDWPPEEEEEEEDEEEEEEEEEEEEHVSQPEFHEAKSPSSIELTLLGDGDKTTCPVYMDMQASLESAQEQALEKSLLRLPDANSGPAKAALPGTGVGSVLEAPVPKEERTWLRTLLPPARPLESRPELVCTAIPLEQGWLHTGDLPPESLPPERHKFPAAEKLPRGSLTSQSSGRGSVSFLRPPSLAASLGGSYLNSPFGDVASWHSNSAGEECPPKREPSVAAISKRRNTSVDENYEWDSEFALESDLLDALQLYRSGNPKRPVSTIAAQELKKQSSKTSGSESSGSPSNSQSVGALDGSSSPVSFPSPEERCATLREEFLAYRRRREATQQRRQKLGFGRKRGEERFEQATLL; this is encoded by the exons ATGAATTGGTGTTTATGGCTGGTCTACCTCAGCCTGGTCTGCAGCCGGTTTGCTGAGG CAGGTAACGGTGAGACGGAGCCCCGCGCCGTGGTTGGCAGGACAGGGGAGAGTGCCATTTTGGGCTGCGACCTCCAGCCGGACGAGACCAGCCCCCCGCTCTACGTCATCGAGTGGGTGCGTTTTGGattcctcctccccatcttcatcaaGTTCGGCTTCTATTCCCCCCGAGTGGACCCAGAGTACGTCG GCCGCGTACGGATCCAAGAGGGGGCCTCTCTCCGGATCGACCAGCTGCGCGCCGAGGATCAGGGTTGGTACGAGTGCCGGGTGCTCTTTCTGGACCGACCCAACAGCGACGATGAGTTCCAGAACGGCACCTGGATACACCTCACCGTCAACG CTCCTCCTACCTTCCAGGAGACTCCTCCACCTTTCGTAGAAGTTCAAGACCAGAAGTCGCTTACCCTCGTTTGCTCGGCGGCTGGCAACCCACTCCCCGTGGTCACGTGGAAACGGGACAACCGAGCCATAGAGACAGGAGACAAAGTGCAG GTGAAGAATGGGACTCTCTTCATCGCCAGCGTGGAACGAACCAGTGCCGGGGCCTACACCTGCCATGCCACCAGCGGGGAGGGCACCGTCACCCACACCACCCGCCTACTGGTCCAAG GGCCGCCGGTGATCGTGGTCCCCCCGCAGAACGTCACCGTCAACATCACCCAAAATGCCTTCCTGGCCTGCCAAGCCGAGGCCTACCCTGCCAACCTGACGTACAGCTGGTTCCAGGGGAGCACCAACGTCTTTCACCTCAG CCAGCTCCAGTCCCGGATTCGCGTCCTGGTCGATGGGAGCCTCCTGGTCCAGAAAACCACCCCGGAGGACTCGGGCCGATACACCTGCGTTCCCAGCAACGGGCTACGCAGGTCGCCTTCTGCCTCCGCCTTCCTCACGGTTCTGT ATCCAGCGCGAGTTGGCGACATGCCCCCCGAGACCCtcctgcccatccaaatgcagggcACGATCCGGTGCCCCAACAAGGCCGACCCCCCGCTGCTCTTCGTCAACTGGACCAAAGATGGGCAACCGCTGGAGTTAGGCAAG ttcccaGGCTGGTCCATGCGGCCGGACGGCGCCATTGTCATCGCCACCAGCAACGACGACGCCCTGGGCATGTACACCTGCACCCCGTTCAACAGCTATGGGACAGCCGGGCCTTCGCCTCCCACCCGCGTCCTCCTGAAG GACCCGCCTGTGTTCACCGTGCGTCCCAAGGAGGAGTATTTCCAGGAGGTGGGGCGGGAGCTGCTCGTTCCGTGCTCGGCCCGCGGTGACCCCCGGCCCGTCGTCTCATGGACCAAG GTGGGCAGCAAGGGGGGGCTGGCCAGCGCCCAGGTGGACGGGAACAGCACCCTGATCCTGCGCCCGCTGGCCAAGGAGCAGCACGGCTTGTGGGAGTGCACGGCCAGCAACGGAGTGGCCCGCGTCAGCGCCGCAGCCAGTGTGCACGTCCTGG GCACCAGTCCGCACATGGTTTCCAACTTCTCGGTGCTTCCCCTTCAGCAAGCAGTGAACATCAGCTGGGTGCCGGGCTTTGACGGGGGCTACTTCCAAAGATTCAGCATTTGGTACACACCGCT GTTGAAACGCCTCAATCGCCCTCACCACGACTGGGTCTCACTGCCGGTGCCTCCTGGCTCTTCGCATCTTCTGGTGGAGAACCTGCAGCCAGAGATGGGGTACCAGTTCAGCGTCCTGGCCCAGAACAAACTGGGGAGTGGGCCCTTCAGTGAGATCATCACCACCGTGCCACTAG gTCTCCCTACAACCACCATGCCGCCCGATCCTCCGACGACCACCCTGCAGGTCTTCCTTTCCCCGCCCCAATTCCTGATGGCCAACGAGACCACCCGAGGGGTTTTGCTGCTGTGGGAGCCTCCCTTGTGCCAGCACGCGGTGGCCCTGACGGGCTATGCTCTGGAACTTCGGCAGGACCAGGGTGGCTGGGAGGTTCTCGATGGGTCCATCCCCAGCTCggagatgcagctcctggtgCCTGGACTCATCAAG GACGCCTTCTATGAGTTCCGCCTGGTGGCCTTTGCCGGCAGCTACATCAGTGACCCCAGCAACACAGTCAATGTCTCCACAACAG GCATGGAAGTGTACCCCTCCCGCACCCAGCTCCCTGAGCTCCTGCCCCAGCCGGTTCTGGCCGGCGTCATCGGGGGCGTCTGCTTCCTCAGCACCGCCGTCATCTTCAGCACCATGGCAGCGTGCATCATGAACCGCCGGCGGGCGGCCCGTCTCCGGAAACGCAGGCAAG ATCTCCCACTGGTCTTCTCCCCCAACAAGAAGCTTCTGCCTTCACA AAATTCTACAGGCCCTCCTAGCCCAGACAGCGTTGTGAAGCTGAAATTCCAGACCTCCCCGTATCGGAGCCTCCGCCGCACCCTCCTGTGGGGCAAGAAGGCCGACCCCAGCCTGGGCCTCAACATGGCCGTCGGGAACGCCCGGCCGCCTTCCCGCTACACCCTCTACGAGAGCCACGTGGGGGAGCCTCTGCCGCTGGAGCGCATCTGCCGCGGGCCCGACGGGCGCTTCGTGGTGCAGAGCGAGGCCCGGCCCCAGGGGGGCTTGGCCGCCATGCTGGAGCGCTTCTCCCTCGCCTCCTCGGAGAGCAGCGCCGGCCAGCTGGAGCCGTCTCTGCAGGTCTCCGCCTCGCCTCCTCGCCCCGAGGAGCCCGTCTGGCAGAAGAGCATCTTCCTGCGGCCCAAGAACGCCAGCCAGTCCCGCCGCGAAGCCACGGCCTCCGGCTACTGCCAGGGCCGCTTCTTcggctacagcagcagcagcccgacCGAGGAAGCCAAGCCGCTGTGTATCGCCAACATCAGCCCGGTGGCCACCATGCCATACGGAGCCACCGAGGTCCAGGTTGCCGGGCAGCCGGAGGCGGTGGCCACCACCACTTCCTCGGCGAGCCAGCTGGGCAGTCCCCCCTTGCCGGCGTGCCGTCGGTCTCAGGACAGCCAAGTTGCCGCAAATACCTCAGCCCAGAGTGGGATTCTCCAGTACCTGAGCCTCCCCTTCTTCAAGGAGATGAATGTGGATGGGGATTGGccaccggaggaggaggaggaggaggaggatgaagaagaggaggaggaggaggaagaagaggaagaacacGTTTCCCAACCAGAGTTCCATGAGGCCAAATCTCCCAGCAGCATTGAACTCACCCTGCTGGGAGACGGGGACAAAACCACTTGCCCAGTTTACATGGACATGCAAGCCAGCCTGGAGTctgctcaggaacaggccttGGAGAAGTCCCTCCTCAGGCTCCCAGACGCCAACTCGGGCCCGGCTAAGGCCGCCTTGCCTGGCACAGGGGTCGGCTCCGTCTTGGAAGCCCCCGTGCCCAAGGAGGAAAGGACTTGGCTGCGGAcgctgctgccgcccgcccgGCCCCTCGAGAGCCGGCCGGAGCTGGTCTGCACGGCGATCCCCTTGGAGCAGGGCTGGCTCCACACGGGAGACCTGCCCCCAGAGTCCCTGCCCCCAGAGAGGCACAAATTCCCCGCCGCCGAGAAGCTCCCGCGGGGGAGCCTGACCAGCCAGAGCAGCGGCCGCGGCAGCGTGTCTTTCCTGAGGCCCCCCTCGCTGGCGGCGTCCCTGGGGGGCAGCTACCTCAATTCCCCCTTTGGGGACGTGGCCAGCTGGCACAGCAACTCCGCAGGAGAGGAGTGTCCGCCCAAAAGGGAGCCTTCAGTGGCGGCCATCAGTAAAAG GAGGAATACCTCCGTCGACGAGAACTACGAGTGGGACTCGGAGTTCGCTCTGGAGTCGGACCTCCTGGACGCGTTGCAGCTGTACCGGAGTGGGAACCCCAAAAGGCCAGTCTCCACCATTGCTGCCCAGGAGCTCAAAAAGCAGA GCTCAAAGACCTCCGGCAGCGAGAGCAGTGGCTCTCCCTCAAACTCGCAATCCGTGGGCGCCTTGGACGGGTCCAGCTCGCCCGTGTCCTTCCCAAGCCCGGAGGAACGCTGCGCCACCCTGCGGGAAGAGTTCCTGGCCTACCGCCGGCGGCGAGAGGCCACCCAGCAACGGAGGCAGAAACTGGGCTTTGGCCGGAAGCGTGGAGAGGAGAGATTTGAGCAGGCCACTCTTCTTTGA